A stretch of Lathyrus oleraceus cultivar Zhongwan6 chromosome 6, CAAS_Psat_ZW6_1.0, whole genome shotgun sequence DNA encodes these proteins:
- the LOC127092150 gene encoding uncharacterized protein LOC127092150 isoform X2 → MASKKKQSEGIALLSMYNDDGDDEMEDAEEEDVIREEQQGDAAEQAAEEDLAADTDRMTVADSANEVFGDGFTPTEKSRTPQVNRLFSPPQEQQRVELRISKSATLTIVDYGHDEVAMSPEPEEGEIDGSGRVVFGDQLHVTNGDLLDRIPSGTVQVLSPDNQANTPQFSETFKSDTLNNGDVIRPDDAEIGEADHDEHKSVDPLDKFLPPPPKVKCSEELQRKINKFLEYKKAGKSFNAEVRNRKDYRNPDFLLHAVRYQDIDQIGSCFSKDVFDPHGYDSSDFYDQIEADMRRESDRKEQEKKKPQNQKVDFTSGGTQPGIVLGAPRISMPVTGGSAATTGGLHLVPPPADSTNRDGRQNKKSKWDK, encoded by the exons ATGGCATCAAAGAAAAAGCAATCGGAAGGTATCGCTTTGTTGTCCATGTACAACGACGACGGCGACGACGAAATGGAGGATGCCGAAGAAGAAGACGTGATTCGTGAGGAACAGCAAGGGGACGCCGCTGAACAAGCTGCGGAGGAAGATTTGGCAGCCGACACCGATAGAATGACGGTTGCTGATTCCGCCAACGAAGTTTTTGGTGATGGTTTTACTCCGACGGAGAAGAGTAGGACGCCACAGGTGAACAGGTTGTTTTCACCGCCGCAGGAGCAACAACGGGTGGAATTGAGGATTAGTAAGAGTGCAACTCTTACGATTGTTGATTATGGCCATGATGAAGTAGCAATGTCACCTGAGCCTGAG GAAGGAGAGATTGATGGTAGTGGTCGAGTCGTGTTTGGGGACCAACTTCATGTAACAAATG GTGATTTgctagatagaataccatcaGGAACAGTCCAGGTTTTGTCACCTGACAATCAAGCTAATACTCCCCAATTTTCGGAGACATTTAAATCTGATACCTTGAATAATGGCGATGTGATTAGACCTGATGATGCAGAGATTGGAGAAGCAGATCACGATGAGCATAAATCTGTAGATCCGTTGGATAAATTTCTTCCTCCTCCACCCAAAGTTAAATGCTCAGAGGAATTACAA agaaaaataaataaatttctGGAGTATAAGAAGGCTGGAAAAAGTTTTAATGCAGAAGTTCGCAACAGGAAGGACTATCGAAACCCAGACTTCTTACTGCATGCTGTGAGGTACCAGGATATTGATCAAATAGGGTCTTGCTTTAGTAAAGATGTATTTGACCCTCATGGATATGATTCAAGTGACTTCTATGATCAAATAG AAGCTGATATGAGGCGGGAAAGTGATAGGAAAGAGCAAGAGAAGAAGAAACCACAAAACCAGAAGGTTGACTTTACTTCTGGTGGTACACAGCCAGGAATTGTGCTTGGTGCTCCCAGGATCAGCATGCCTGTTACAG GCGGTTCTGCTGCAACTACAGGTGGTTTGCATTTGGTGCCTCCTCCAGCGGATTCTACTAATCGGGATGGCAGACAgaataaaaaatcaaaatggGATAAG TGA
- the LOC127092150 gene encoding uncharacterized protein LOC127092150 isoform X1, with protein MASKKKQSEGIALLSMYNDDGDDEMEDAEEEDVIREEQQGDAAEQAAEEDLAADTDRMTVADSANEVFGDGFTPTEKSRTPQVNRLFSPPQEQQRVELRISKSATLTIVDYGHDEVAMSPEPEEGEIDGSGRVVFGDQLHVTNGDLLDRIPSGTVQVLSPDNQANTPQFSETFKSDTLNNGDVIRPDDAEIGEADHDEHKSVDPLDKFLPPPPKVKCSEELQRKINKFLEYKKAGKSFNAEVRNRKDYRNPDFLLHAVRYQDIDQIGSCFSKDVFDPHGYDSSDFYDQIEADMRRESDRKEQEKKKPQNQKVDFTSGGTQPGIVLGAPRISMPVTGGSAATTGGLHLVPPPADSTNRDGRQNKKSKWDKVDGDRKIPLPSGGQDSVSTAGAHAAVLSAANAGSGYMLFAQQKRREAEERRSSERRLERRS; from the exons ATGGCATCAAAGAAAAAGCAATCGGAAGGTATCGCTTTGTTGTCCATGTACAACGACGACGGCGACGACGAAATGGAGGATGCCGAAGAAGAAGACGTGATTCGTGAGGAACAGCAAGGGGACGCCGCTGAACAAGCTGCGGAGGAAGATTTGGCAGCCGACACCGATAGAATGACGGTTGCTGATTCCGCCAACGAAGTTTTTGGTGATGGTTTTACTCCGACGGAGAAGAGTAGGACGCCACAGGTGAACAGGTTGTTTTCACCGCCGCAGGAGCAACAACGGGTGGAATTGAGGATTAGTAAGAGTGCAACTCTTACGATTGTTGATTATGGCCATGATGAAGTAGCAATGTCACCTGAGCCTGAG GAAGGAGAGATTGATGGTAGTGGTCGAGTCGTGTTTGGGGACCAACTTCATGTAACAAATG GTGATTTgctagatagaataccatcaGGAACAGTCCAGGTTTTGTCACCTGACAATCAAGCTAATACTCCCCAATTTTCGGAGACATTTAAATCTGATACCTTGAATAATGGCGATGTGATTAGACCTGATGATGCAGAGATTGGAGAAGCAGATCACGATGAGCATAAATCTGTAGATCCGTTGGATAAATTTCTTCCTCCTCCACCCAAAGTTAAATGCTCAGAGGAATTACAA agaaaaataaataaatttctGGAGTATAAGAAGGCTGGAAAAAGTTTTAATGCAGAAGTTCGCAACAGGAAGGACTATCGAAACCCAGACTTCTTACTGCATGCTGTGAGGTACCAGGATATTGATCAAATAGGGTCTTGCTTTAGTAAAGATGTATTTGACCCTCATGGATATGATTCAAGTGACTTCTATGATCAAATAG AAGCTGATATGAGGCGGGAAAGTGATAGGAAAGAGCAAGAGAAGAAGAAACCACAAAACCAGAAGGTTGACTTTACTTCTGGTGGTACACAGCCAGGAATTGTGCTTGGTGCTCCCAGGATCAGCATGCCTGTTACAG GCGGTTCTGCTGCAACTACAGGTGGTTTGCATTTGGTGCCTCCTCCAGCGGATTCTACTAATCGGGATGGCAGACAgaataaaaaatcaaaatggGATAAG GTGGATGGTGATCGAAAAATTCCTCTGCCCTCTGGTGGGCAGGATTCTGTATCTACAGCAGGGGCTCATGCAGCAGTTTTATCTGCTGCTAATGCTGGCAGTGGATACATGCTATTTGC GCAGCAAAAAAGACGAGAGGCAGAGGAGAGAAGATCTAGTGAAAGGAGGTTAGAAAGAAGATCGTGA